Proteins encoded together in one Saccopteryx leptura isolate mSacLep1 chromosome 7, mSacLep1_pri_phased_curated, whole genome shotgun sequence window:
- the LRRFIP1 gene encoding leucine-rich repeat flightless-interacting protein 1 isoform X21 yields the protein MDMGTQGAGRKRLPNRERLTAEDEALNQIAREAEARLAAKRAARAEAREIRMRELERQQKEASDEDERMSVGSRGSLRNSSYSGDSRSSTLSSSREEKLPSCLYSAAGPTGSYRVSVFDDSSLAGARRGSAYLSHAPSEHSSHLNSSSRASSRASSARASPVVEERPEKDFTEKGSRNLPGLSAATLASLGGTSSRRGSGDTSISIDTEASIREIKELNEIKDQIQDVEGKYMQGLRELKDSLAEVEEKYKKAMVSNAQLDNEKTNYMYQVDTLKDTLLELEEQLAESRRQYEEKSKDFEREKHAHGLLRFQFAEVRAALQQREEMLEEIRQLQQKQASCIREISDLQETIEWKDKKIGALERQKEFFDSIRSERDDLREEVVMLKEELKKHGIILNSEIATNGEMSDTLNNVGHQGPTKMTKEELNALKTTGDGTLGKAITQVEVKKEVVENVREREILQNTEQEPRKEDPVKDCADTEVSPPGENAEDQRASEDSAPSLATLASATKEEHVQSQGLASTASLEQTEQVGSSEGVSAPDASTGASLEQSKCFRELSRGTPGPVTGPGSGNALEIQNQSEGSVENQEQEKQGFKTSLGEVSTRPHQESAPLQTPDVEAVSGSPGAVVAAGLNGFGEQEGTVASSPPRDSDDTVSHDKCVADVPKELDPSTGRGFEKELTSQEAAEPGEVPVQSTEVGEEDDEEEEEGRGLRKEKPAQTEVGPGPSSPAAENSAQEATGLAAADAEGEPLEVPEPPEEKADQHGEGPASPQKKTKTKKKKNKKKKSPAPTEALKDVKKELTVQSSDPGGVEEEGQVKFTDDTSSGGGAQKEGTGTPDRSAVVGSSGSPGSPEDPPVGRGGEVQEEGEVNSEAGKGVADGEPAPSEGDTARASGSSAHADGVEEGVAQDDADDAQGTSAAAPSAPPETEDVSVSAPLPNASPSGDTHAAPQTEGPGSRATSEDPSPGARKAVESGSLEHDALAPAGALGDAHAESQGEKGGGGDKDKSKEDCTLS from the exons AATTCCAGCTACAGCGGTGACAGCAGATCATCCACTTTGTCATCGTCCAGAGAGGAGAAGCTG CCCTCCTGTCTGTACAGCGCTGCCGGGCCCACGGGGAGTTACCGG GTGTCTGTGTTTGATGACAGCAGCCTCGCTGGGGCCCGGCGGGGGAGTGCCTACCTTTCCCACGCT CCCTCGGAGCACAGCAGCCACCTCAACTCCAGCTCCCGCGCCTCTTCCAGAGCCAGCTCGGCGCGGGCCAGCCCAGTG GTTGAGGAGAGACCGGAAAAGGACTTCACAGAGAAG GGGTCCCGTAACCTGCCCGGCCTGTCTGCAGCCACCCTGGCCTCGCTGGGCGGCACCTCCTCTCGGAGGGGAAGCGGGGACACCTCCATCTCCATCGACACCGAGGCTTCGATTAGGGAGATCAAG GAACTCAATGAGATAAAGGACCAGATTCAGGATGTGGAAGGCAAATACATGCAGGGGCTGAGAGAGCTGAAG GACTCCCTAGCGGAAGTCGAGGAGAAGTACAAGAAGGCCATGGTCTCCAACGCCCAGCTAGACAATGAAAAGACGAACTACATGTACCAGGTCGACACCCTGAAGGACACGTTGTTGGAGCTGGAGGAGCAGCTGGCTGAATCCCGGCGGCAGTACGAGGAGAAGAGCAAG GATTTTGAGCGGGAGAAGCACGCCCACGGCTTGCTGCGGTTCCAGTTTGCCGAGGTCAGAGCCGCCCTGCAGCAGAGGGAGGAGATGCTGGAG GAAATCCGACAGCTGCAGCAGAAACAGGCGAGTTGTATCAGGGAGATTTCTGACCTTCAGGAGACCATAGAGTGGAAAGACAAAAAGATAGGG GCCCTAGAGAGGCAGAAGGAGTTCTTTGACTCCATCAGGAGCGAGCGGGATGACCTTAGAGAAGAAGTGGTCATGCTGAAAGAGGAGTTAAAG AAACACGGGATAATCCTCAATTCAGAAATAGCTACCAACGGCGAGATGTCAGACACCCTCAATAATGTCGGACACCAAGGTCCCACCAAGATGACGAAGGAAGAATTGAACGCTCTCAAGACAACCGGGGATGGGACCCTCG GAAAAGCCATCACTCAAGTGGAGGTGAAAAAGGAAGTGGTGGAGAAtgtgagggaaagagaaatcTTGCAGAACACTGAGCAGGAACCGCGCAAAGAGGACCCCGTAAAGGACTGTGCGGACACAGAGGTCTCGCCCCCGGGTGAAAATGCCGAGGACCAGAGAGCCTCTGAAGACAGCGCCCCCTCCCTAGCAACACTAGCCAGTGCGACGAAGGAGGAACACGTCCAGAGCCAGGGTCTGGCGAGCACGGCCTCCCTTGAGCAGACAGAGCAGGTTGGGTCCAGTGAGGGCGTCAGCGCCCCAGACGCTAGCACCGGGGCTTCCCTAGAGCAGTCCAAATGTTTCAGGGAACTAAGTAGGGGGACCCCGGGTCCTGTGACTGGGCCAGGCAGCGGGAATGCCTTGGAgatccagaaccaaagtgaaggATCTGTAGAAAACCAGGAACAAGAAAAGCAGGGTTTTAAAACCAGTCTGGGTGAGGTGAGCACAAGACCCCATCAGGAATCTGCTCCTTTGCAAACACCCGACGTGGAAGCGGTGAGCGGCTCCCCGGGCGCGGTGGTGGCGGCAGGGTTAAATGGCTTCGGGGAGCAAGAGGGTACAGTGGCCTCAAGTCCTCCAAGGGACAGCGATGACACAGTCAGTCATGATAAATGTGTGGCCGATGTCCCCAAAGAGTTGGACCCGAGTACGGGACGTGGTTTCGAGAAGGAGCTCACCAGCCAGGAGGCGGCCGAGCCCGGGGAGGTCCCGGTCCAGAGCACAGAAGTAGGGGAGGAGGacgatgaggaggaagaggaggggcggGGACTCAGGAAGGAGAAACCAGCCCAGACGGAAGTCGGGCCCGGTCCCTCTTCCCCGGCAGCCGAAAACAGTGCTCAGGAAGCCACAGGTCTGGCGGCGGCAGATGCCGAGGGCGAACCCCTAGAGGTACCAGAACCCCCTGAAGAAAAGGCCGACCAGCATGGAGAGGGACCGGCGTCCCCCCAGAAGAAGACAAAaaccaagaagaagaaaaacaagaagaagaagtcaCCCGCCCCCACAGAAGCCCTGAAGGACGTCAAGAAGGAGTTAACGGTTCAGAGCTCAGATCCAGGTGGTGTTGAGGAGGAAGGGCAGGTGAAATTCACCGACGACACATCGTCCGGCGGAGGGGCGCAAAAGGAGGGCACGGGAACTCCAGACCGGAGCGCGGTGGTGGGAAGCAGCGGCAGCCCCGGCTCTCCAGAAGACCCTCccgtggggcggggcggggaagTCCAAGAAGAGGGCGAGGTGAACAGCGAGGCGGGGAAAGGAGTAGCTGATGGCGAGCCGGCGCCGTCAGAGGGCGACACGGCTCGGGCATCGGGCAGCAGCGCCCATGCTGACGGAGTGGAGGAAGGAGTCGCACAAGACGATGCCGACGATGCCCAAGGCACCAGCGCCGCTGCGCCAAGCGCTCCTCCTGAGACTGAAGACGTGTCCGTCAGCGCCCCGCTCCCAAACGCAAGTCCCTCCGGGGACACCCACGCTGCCCCTCAGACAGAAGGTCCAGGGAGCCGTGCGACGTCGGAAGATCCAAGTCCGGGAGCCAGGAAGGCTGTCGAGAGCGGCAGTCTAGAACACGATGCCTTGGCACCCGCCGGGGCGCTGGGGGACGCCCATGCTGAGAgccaaggagagaaggggggcggCGGTGACAAGGACAAAAGCAAAGAGGACTGCACCCTGTCGTAG
- the LRRFIP1 gene encoding leucine-rich repeat flightless-interacting protein 1 isoform X31 yields MDMGTQGAGRKRLPNRERLTAEDEALNQIAREAEARLAAKRAARAEAREIRMRELERQQKENSSYSGDSRSSTLSSSREEKLVSVFDDSSLAGARRGSAYLSHAPSEHSSHLNSSSRASSRASSARASPVVEERPEKDFTEKGSRNLPGLSAATLASLGGTSSRRGSGDTSISIDTEASIREIKELNEIKDQIQDVEGKYMQGLRELKDSLAEVEEKYKKAMVSNAQLDNEKTNYMYQVDTLKDTLLELEEQLAESRRQYEEKSKDFEREKHAHGLLRFQFAEVRAALQQREEMLEEIRQLQQKQASCIREISDLQETIEWKDKKIGALERQKEFFDSIRSERDDLREEVVMLKEELKKHGIILNSEIATNGEMSDTLNNVGHQGPTKMTKEELNALKTTGDGTLGKAITQVEVKKEVVENVREREILQNTEQEPRKEDPVKDCADTEVSPPGENAEDQRASEDSAPSLATLASATKEEHVQSQGLASTASLEQTEQVGSSEGVSAPDASTGASLEQSKCFRELSRGTPGPVTGPGSGNALEIQNQSEGSVENQEQEKQGFKTSLGEVSTRPHQESAPLQTPDVEAVSGSPGAVVAAGLNGFGEQEGTVASSPPRDSDDTVSHDKCVADVPKELDPSTGRGFEKELTSQEAAEPGEVPVQSTEVGEEDDEEEEEGRGLRKEKPAQTEVGPGPSSPAAENSAQEATGLAAADAEGEPLEVPEPPEEKADQHGEGPASPQKKTKTKKKKNKKKKSPAPTEALKDVKKELTVQSSDPGGVEEEGQVKFTDDTSSGGGAQKEGTGTPDRSAVVGSSGSPGSPEDPPVGRGGEVQEEGEVNSEAGKGVADGEPAPSEGDTARASGSSAHADGVEEGVAQDDADDAQGTSAAAPSAPPETEDVSVSAPLPNASPSGDTHAAPQTEGPGSRATSEDPSPGARKAVESGSLEHDALAPAGALGDAHAESQGEKGGGGDKDKSKEDCTLS; encoded by the exons AATTCCAGCTACAGCGGTGACAGCAGATCATCCACTTTGTCATCGTCCAGAGAGGAGAAGCTG GTGTCTGTGTTTGATGACAGCAGCCTCGCTGGGGCCCGGCGGGGGAGTGCCTACCTTTCCCACGCT CCCTCGGAGCACAGCAGCCACCTCAACTCCAGCTCCCGCGCCTCTTCCAGAGCCAGCTCGGCGCGGGCCAGCCCAGTG GTTGAGGAGAGACCGGAAAAGGACTTCACAGAGAAG GGGTCCCGTAACCTGCCCGGCCTGTCTGCAGCCACCCTGGCCTCGCTGGGCGGCACCTCCTCTCGGAGGGGAAGCGGGGACACCTCCATCTCCATCGACACCGAGGCTTCGATTAGGGAGATCAAG GAACTCAATGAGATAAAGGACCAGATTCAGGATGTGGAAGGCAAATACATGCAGGGGCTGAGAGAGCTGAAG GACTCCCTAGCGGAAGTCGAGGAGAAGTACAAGAAGGCCATGGTCTCCAACGCCCAGCTAGACAATGAAAAGACGAACTACATGTACCAGGTCGACACCCTGAAGGACACGTTGTTGGAGCTGGAGGAGCAGCTGGCTGAATCCCGGCGGCAGTACGAGGAGAAGAGCAAG GATTTTGAGCGGGAGAAGCACGCCCACGGCTTGCTGCGGTTCCAGTTTGCCGAGGTCAGAGCCGCCCTGCAGCAGAGGGAGGAGATGCTGGAG GAAATCCGACAGCTGCAGCAGAAACAGGCGAGTTGTATCAGGGAGATTTCTGACCTTCAGGAGACCATAGAGTGGAAAGACAAAAAGATAGGG GCCCTAGAGAGGCAGAAGGAGTTCTTTGACTCCATCAGGAGCGAGCGGGATGACCTTAGAGAAGAAGTGGTCATGCTGAAAGAGGAGTTAAAG AAACACGGGATAATCCTCAATTCAGAAATAGCTACCAACGGCGAGATGTCAGACACCCTCAATAATGTCGGACACCAAGGTCCCACCAAGATGACGAAGGAAGAATTGAACGCTCTCAAGACAACCGGGGATGGGACCCTCG GAAAAGCCATCACTCAAGTGGAGGTGAAAAAGGAAGTGGTGGAGAAtgtgagggaaagagaaatcTTGCAGAACACTGAGCAGGAACCGCGCAAAGAGGACCCCGTAAAGGACTGTGCGGACACAGAGGTCTCGCCCCCGGGTGAAAATGCCGAGGACCAGAGAGCCTCTGAAGACAGCGCCCCCTCCCTAGCAACACTAGCCAGTGCGACGAAGGAGGAACACGTCCAGAGCCAGGGTCTGGCGAGCACGGCCTCCCTTGAGCAGACAGAGCAGGTTGGGTCCAGTGAGGGCGTCAGCGCCCCAGACGCTAGCACCGGGGCTTCCCTAGAGCAGTCCAAATGTTTCAGGGAACTAAGTAGGGGGACCCCGGGTCCTGTGACTGGGCCAGGCAGCGGGAATGCCTTGGAgatccagaaccaaagtgaaggATCTGTAGAAAACCAGGAACAAGAAAAGCAGGGTTTTAAAACCAGTCTGGGTGAGGTGAGCACAAGACCCCATCAGGAATCTGCTCCTTTGCAAACACCCGACGTGGAAGCGGTGAGCGGCTCCCCGGGCGCGGTGGTGGCGGCAGGGTTAAATGGCTTCGGGGAGCAAGAGGGTACAGTGGCCTCAAGTCCTCCAAGGGACAGCGATGACACAGTCAGTCATGATAAATGTGTGGCCGATGTCCCCAAAGAGTTGGACCCGAGTACGGGACGTGGTTTCGAGAAGGAGCTCACCAGCCAGGAGGCGGCCGAGCCCGGGGAGGTCCCGGTCCAGAGCACAGAAGTAGGGGAGGAGGacgatgaggaggaagaggaggggcggGGACTCAGGAAGGAGAAACCAGCCCAGACGGAAGTCGGGCCCGGTCCCTCTTCCCCGGCAGCCGAAAACAGTGCTCAGGAAGCCACAGGTCTGGCGGCGGCAGATGCCGAGGGCGAACCCCTAGAGGTACCAGAACCCCCTGAAGAAAAGGCCGACCAGCATGGAGAGGGACCGGCGTCCCCCCAGAAGAAGACAAAaaccaagaagaagaaaaacaagaagaagaagtcaCCCGCCCCCACAGAAGCCCTGAAGGACGTCAAGAAGGAGTTAACGGTTCAGAGCTCAGATCCAGGTGGTGTTGAGGAGGAAGGGCAGGTGAAATTCACCGACGACACATCGTCCGGCGGAGGGGCGCAAAAGGAGGGCACGGGAACTCCAGACCGGAGCGCGGTGGTGGGAAGCAGCGGCAGCCCCGGCTCTCCAGAAGACCCTCccgtggggcggggcggggaagTCCAAGAAGAGGGCGAGGTGAACAGCGAGGCGGGGAAAGGAGTAGCTGATGGCGAGCCGGCGCCGTCAGAGGGCGACACGGCTCGGGCATCGGGCAGCAGCGCCCATGCTGACGGAGTGGAGGAAGGAGTCGCACAAGACGATGCCGACGATGCCCAAGGCACCAGCGCCGCTGCGCCAAGCGCTCCTCCTGAGACTGAAGACGTGTCCGTCAGCGCCCCGCTCCCAAACGCAAGTCCCTCCGGGGACACCCACGCTGCCCCTCAGACAGAAGGTCCAGGGAGCCGTGCGACGTCGGAAGATCCAAGTCCGGGAGCCAGGAAGGCTGTCGAGAGCGGCAGTCTAGAACACGATGCCTTGGCACCCGCCGGGGCGCTGGGGGACGCCCATGCTGAGAgccaaggagagaaggggggcggCGGTGACAAGGACAAAAGCAAAGAGGACTGCACCCTGTCGTAG
- the LRRFIP1 gene encoding leucine-rich repeat flightless-interacting protein 1 isoform X36 — protein sequence MDMGTQGAGRKRLPNRERLTAEDEALNQIAREAEARLAAKRAARAEAREIRMRELERQQKENSSYSGDSRSSTLSSSREEKLPSEHSSHLNSSSRASSRASSARASPVVEERPEKDFTEKGSRNLPGLSAATLASLGGTSSRRGSGDTSISIDTEASIREIKELNEIKDQIQDVEGKYMQGLRELKDSLAEVEEKYKKAMVSNAQLDNEKTNYMYQVDTLKDTLLELEEQLAESRRQYEEKSKDFEREKHAHGLLRFQFAEVRAALQQREEMLEEIRQLQQKQASCIREISDLQETIEWKDKKIGALERQKEFFDSIRSERDDLREEVVMLKEELKKHGIILNSEIATNGEMSDTLNNVGHQGPTKMTKEELNALKTTGDGTLGKAITQVEVKKEVVENVREREILQNTEQEPRKEDPVKDCADTEVSPPGENAEDQRASEDSAPSLATLASATKEEHVQSQGLASTASLEQTEQVGSSEGVSAPDASTGASLEQSKCFRELSRGTPGPVTGPGSGNALEIQNQSEGSVENQEQEKQGFKTSLGEVSTRPHQESAPLQTPDVEAVSGSPGAVVAAGLNGFGEQEGTVASSPPRDSDDTVSHDKCVADVPKELDPSTGRGFEKELTSQEAAEPGEVPVQSTEVGEEDDEEEEEGRGLRKEKPAQTEVGPGPSSPAAENSAQEATGLAAADAEGEPLEVPEPPEEKADQHGEGPASPQKKTKTKKKKNKKKKSPAPTEALKDVKKELTVQSSDPGGVEEEGQVKFTDDTSSGGGAQKEGTGTPDRSAVVGSSGSPGSPEDPPVGRGGEVQEEGEVNSEAGKGVADGEPAPSEGDTARASGSSAHADGVEEGVAQDDADDAQGTSAAAPSAPPETEDVSVSAPLPNASPSGDTHAAPQTEGPGSRATSEDPSPGARKAVESGSLEHDALAPAGALGDAHAESQGEKGGGGDKDKSKEDCTLS from the exons AATTCCAGCTACAGCGGTGACAGCAGATCATCCACTTTGTCATCGTCCAGAGAGGAGAAGCTG CCCTCGGAGCACAGCAGCCACCTCAACTCCAGCTCCCGCGCCTCTTCCAGAGCCAGCTCGGCGCGGGCCAGCCCAGTG GTTGAGGAGAGACCGGAAAAGGACTTCACAGAGAAG GGGTCCCGTAACCTGCCCGGCCTGTCTGCAGCCACCCTGGCCTCGCTGGGCGGCACCTCCTCTCGGAGGGGAAGCGGGGACACCTCCATCTCCATCGACACCGAGGCTTCGATTAGGGAGATCAAG GAACTCAATGAGATAAAGGACCAGATTCAGGATGTGGAAGGCAAATACATGCAGGGGCTGAGAGAGCTGAAG GACTCCCTAGCGGAAGTCGAGGAGAAGTACAAGAAGGCCATGGTCTCCAACGCCCAGCTAGACAATGAAAAGACGAACTACATGTACCAGGTCGACACCCTGAAGGACACGTTGTTGGAGCTGGAGGAGCAGCTGGCTGAATCCCGGCGGCAGTACGAGGAGAAGAGCAAG GATTTTGAGCGGGAGAAGCACGCCCACGGCTTGCTGCGGTTCCAGTTTGCCGAGGTCAGAGCCGCCCTGCAGCAGAGGGAGGAGATGCTGGAG GAAATCCGACAGCTGCAGCAGAAACAGGCGAGTTGTATCAGGGAGATTTCTGACCTTCAGGAGACCATAGAGTGGAAAGACAAAAAGATAGGG GCCCTAGAGAGGCAGAAGGAGTTCTTTGACTCCATCAGGAGCGAGCGGGATGACCTTAGAGAAGAAGTGGTCATGCTGAAAGAGGAGTTAAAG AAACACGGGATAATCCTCAATTCAGAAATAGCTACCAACGGCGAGATGTCAGACACCCTCAATAATGTCGGACACCAAGGTCCCACCAAGATGACGAAGGAAGAATTGAACGCTCTCAAGACAACCGGGGATGGGACCCTCG GAAAAGCCATCACTCAAGTGGAGGTGAAAAAGGAAGTGGTGGAGAAtgtgagggaaagagaaatcTTGCAGAACACTGAGCAGGAACCGCGCAAAGAGGACCCCGTAAAGGACTGTGCGGACACAGAGGTCTCGCCCCCGGGTGAAAATGCCGAGGACCAGAGAGCCTCTGAAGACAGCGCCCCCTCCCTAGCAACACTAGCCAGTGCGACGAAGGAGGAACACGTCCAGAGCCAGGGTCTGGCGAGCACGGCCTCCCTTGAGCAGACAGAGCAGGTTGGGTCCAGTGAGGGCGTCAGCGCCCCAGACGCTAGCACCGGGGCTTCCCTAGAGCAGTCCAAATGTTTCAGGGAACTAAGTAGGGGGACCCCGGGTCCTGTGACTGGGCCAGGCAGCGGGAATGCCTTGGAgatccagaaccaaagtgaaggATCTGTAGAAAACCAGGAACAAGAAAAGCAGGGTTTTAAAACCAGTCTGGGTGAGGTGAGCACAAGACCCCATCAGGAATCTGCTCCTTTGCAAACACCCGACGTGGAAGCGGTGAGCGGCTCCCCGGGCGCGGTGGTGGCGGCAGGGTTAAATGGCTTCGGGGAGCAAGAGGGTACAGTGGCCTCAAGTCCTCCAAGGGACAGCGATGACACAGTCAGTCATGATAAATGTGTGGCCGATGTCCCCAAAGAGTTGGACCCGAGTACGGGACGTGGTTTCGAGAAGGAGCTCACCAGCCAGGAGGCGGCCGAGCCCGGGGAGGTCCCGGTCCAGAGCACAGAAGTAGGGGAGGAGGacgatgaggaggaagaggaggggcggGGACTCAGGAAGGAGAAACCAGCCCAGACGGAAGTCGGGCCCGGTCCCTCTTCCCCGGCAGCCGAAAACAGTGCTCAGGAAGCCACAGGTCTGGCGGCGGCAGATGCCGAGGGCGAACCCCTAGAGGTACCAGAACCCCCTGAAGAAAAGGCCGACCAGCATGGAGAGGGACCGGCGTCCCCCCAGAAGAAGACAAAaaccaagaagaagaaaaacaagaagaagaagtcaCCCGCCCCCACAGAAGCCCTGAAGGACGTCAAGAAGGAGTTAACGGTTCAGAGCTCAGATCCAGGTGGTGTTGAGGAGGAAGGGCAGGTGAAATTCACCGACGACACATCGTCCGGCGGAGGGGCGCAAAAGGAGGGCACGGGAACTCCAGACCGGAGCGCGGTGGTGGGAAGCAGCGGCAGCCCCGGCTCTCCAGAAGACCCTCccgtggggcggggcggggaagTCCAAGAAGAGGGCGAGGTGAACAGCGAGGCGGGGAAAGGAGTAGCTGATGGCGAGCCGGCGCCGTCAGAGGGCGACACGGCTCGGGCATCGGGCAGCAGCGCCCATGCTGACGGAGTGGAGGAAGGAGTCGCACAAGACGATGCCGACGATGCCCAAGGCACCAGCGCCGCTGCGCCAAGCGCTCCTCCTGAGACTGAAGACGTGTCCGTCAGCGCCCCGCTCCCAAACGCAAGTCCCTCCGGGGACACCCACGCTGCCCCTCAGACAGAAGGTCCAGGGAGCCGTGCGACGTCGGAAGATCCAAGTCCGGGAGCCAGGAAGGCTGTCGAGAGCGGCAGTCTAGAACACGATGCCTTGGCACCCGCCGGGGCGCTGGGGGACGCCCATGCTGAGAgccaaggagagaaggggggcggCGGTGACAAGGACAAAAGCAAAGAGGACTGCACCCTGTCGTAG